A portion of the Leptospira kanakyensis genome contains these proteins:
- a CDS encoding TIGR04388 family protein, translating to MCFKPSSHRISIVLVSSLFLFFASRSFGQSLSETWNVPVYQSSDYSEFYGQMYFSNSMEEWDARVEQVLTFSINQWLENADRMVGLLLSEESGEDAFVSNVGYLDERMRSLYSEVSVLYSEWERELLADYFDNRNAFLYKLETGKVDSMYFQRIGQESLYEEYTEEERALIENQNRILESAKEWEFEWNRTKQEGLDSFATAFSDLQTDYDAYILSLHETDLRFSENLNAINSYKETIKSALSGMVSQLKMGLDSSCEVQSGCQYKNFDGSYNEAGKIFSKFINDLSDELSESSIDPNSLFTSISTKIKNFLSEESNKAYSEHTMYQGRVYTYQTGFQINLNQSTTNFDLGAAEWRIRNQSYYDITSDMKYENWLSGGLGEIGNFSKIQDEEMRGIFQSIHHGDYGRLTSIINSKLGEGRRVQSLVTANLYTDAYHFINNEKIAGFYVPFEEAHHTQGNLMLDGHNKYGYWIADRFITILTPGRHSFQMGAIGYSVLYEMFDETSLKTSLYWKENSSQLGGQYQYFQDTLLPAVSHWESKVKEYADTYEDWKGNRENLISEATAKLESNRQELERSKEEWLHRLEEEKREGIKSWANLYETGEKKDMVSPNITSWTPNKEIEGINRTKLAEYQTLASSNEVTSGVQVGGVGLLEEFQRTILGVDQYASVIQMNSELEAFQRSEQQKLINQLIYGINADTIRERKLTKEENILIGNYDVSLLSKEELSRFGSCYENPDTANCKSLLKKEFEASINSDTGILTLKREIHSGLLGNKDREGEYTAAKTEEVRHIKLSSITKVHSPDQKGFFTVWSEEDWDSLYQSKSKIAENFRTNSLQKDKNAIGSNIKSIIETDNRNQELFVVRKVEKEKTDSLIQELALAYFTGGAAGVRASLKGKVEDHINTELAKAWITATGGSQQDLQRVSMIMDFMRGKVETKKIESRSNFVSLSNPFQGIENIVRNSVGGYVDFFNNATGGLSGALLTNAMLPVVALGNAVIGSDQMDVLLERKNAQSNRIKEIKANEVSLAKSAASLAIAGATGLPIEIVSAGVSDFASARDAKNARRAITKNPIIDGTSQVFGVAGGIVKTAVIATGVTQGEFQKSVSQANQLASGGSLRQSSAALASLGLSEQMYGMKATGTSFTSELLNIKDKERVIEELGKRALANQMAANLGIDPKIALGFINKGYGDYKTRESDKKAQANAIEQVAVMIATTAITMGTGVALNAMVASANSTISAIGSAIANFGNTVGNAVGSILGSTAQAITTMVTNVTTGALEVSKTAINAISAMANATVQGVVGSKNGIEGALAGIANGLLGGVTQAMGPIQSGILKGITPGIGVTYHPKNGWGGSIGIGNTTSNASISFSQRGDTTIQGSYSLGKSGIQLAGDATTNGAANLGFNYNPTGNGPRKDWNFSLMYDFAGTGLSGSVGYTDPRSTLGVTSTFNRDGMSTSAEFTGVSIATNGPNGFQMDEMNFAELNINAAQDKTSNDQNPNQLSDNAGPEDDADLNRGLADAGKALSGLFFGGMAIVRGLYGGGQASAADGSTTPTANAGETAILERNRRREEEGSDVADSQDLDRTNDNLDSGLANSQDTLTFAKLIDPMNPNSTDPVEIGGVDIPAREFTIEGNYNLSQPVKDGILNILDGFIPNLSLPNLGIPDNIISDIASLLSCEGLSTPMAGPKDIPGWLRAFGPIIGFPFSFADNGNGNSVKETNRTDSETSNEYHHREKIDSVEMQNSPKMEDLLKLYNENPKTLAEKTQNILAISSIRNYLSFEDDTSLDPDLTRLNKLKVELMENYFNGKIPSKLLFASLKPNLDPNTAMDLQKFVDSLYKTKSGSEFQALRNSWNKDRTYPLGTKLAYHGSDILTGSAEGTIDKSGIVEIVNHKLIENSWLNMNKLNGPHNRDVKRELLGITIIEKVDQPYRADIPIKGDWTGPNEPFKVIRAGIERRYGGAVTIEFKDGRRILFGHFDQLSSEVMNAYRTGEELPAGTYLGRIESQIGNSSGAHLHIEDPHQKADRETLLKWLKGDKN from the coding sequence ATGTGTTTCAAACCCTCTTCTCATCGTATTTCTATTGTTTTAGTTAGTTCTTTATTTTTGTTTTTTGCCAGCCGGAGTTTTGGCCAATCCCTTTCTGAAACTTGGAATGTTCCGGTTTATCAGTCTTCCGATTATTCAGAATTTTATGGACAGATGTATTTTTCTAATTCGATGGAAGAATGGGATGCCCGTGTCGAACAAGTTTTGACTTTTTCCATCAACCAATGGTTGGAAAACGCAGACCGAATGGTAGGGTTACTTCTATCTGAAGAATCCGGAGAGGATGCCTTTGTTTCTAATGTTGGTTATTTGGATGAAAGGATGAGGTCTTTATATTCAGAGGTATCTGTATTGTATTCAGAATGGGAGAGAGAACTTCTCGCTGATTATTTTGATAACAGAAATGCTTTTTTATATAAATTAGAAACAGGCAAAGTTGATTCGATGTATTTTCAAAGGATTGGTCAGGAATCCTTGTATGAAGAATACACAGAAGAGGAACGTGCTCTCATCGAAAATCAAAATCGTATTTTGGAATCGGCAAAAGAGTGGGAGTTCGAATGGAATAGGACTAAACAAGAGGGATTGGATTCGTTTGCGACAGCTTTCTCCGATTTACAAACTGACTATGATGCATATATCCTTTCATTACATGAAACAGATCTTCGGTTTTCAGAAAATCTAAATGCGATCAATTCATATAAAGAAACCATCAAATCAGCATTGAGTGGTATGGTATCGCAGTTAAAAATGGGTTTGGATTCTTCCTGTGAGGTTCAGTCAGGTTGTCAGTACAAAAACTTTGATGGAAGTTATAATGAGGCAGGGAAAATCTTTTCAAAATTCATTAACGATCTTTCTGATGAACTGAGTGAATCTTCCATTGATCCAAATTCGCTTTTTACATCTATCTCCACAAAAATAAAGAATTTTTTGTCGGAGGAATCAAACAAAGCATATTCGGAACATACGATGTATCAGGGTCGCGTTTATACCTACCAAACCGGATTCCAAATCAATTTAAACCAATCCACCACTAACTTTGATTTGGGTGCAGCGGAGTGGAGGATTCGAAACCAATCATATTACGACATCACAAGTGATATGAAGTATGAAAATTGGCTGAGTGGGGGACTGGGGGAAATTGGAAATTTTTCAAAAATTCAAGATGAGGAAATGCGAGGGATATTTCAGTCGATCCATCATGGTGATTATGGTAGACTAACATCAATCATTAATAGTAAGTTAGGTGAAGGGAGGAGAGTCCAATCATTAGTCACTGCTAATTTATATACTGATGCCTATCACTTTATTAATAATGAAAAAATAGCCGGGTTTTATGTTCCTTTTGAAGAAGCCCATCATACCCAAGGGAATCTTATGTTGGATGGGCATAATAAATACGGTTATTGGATTGCGGATCGTTTCATTACGATACTCACTCCCGGCCGTCACTCTTTCCAAATGGGGGCAATTGGTTATTCGGTTCTTTATGAAATGTTTGACGAAACTTCGCTAAAAACTTCCCTCTATTGGAAAGAAAATTCGTCACAGTTAGGTGGTCAGTATCAGTATTTCCAAGATACCTTACTTCCTGCCGTTTCTCATTGGGAATCGAAGGTAAAAGAATATGCTGATACCTACGAGGATTGGAAAGGAAATCGAGAAAATCTGATTTCGGAAGCCACTGCTAAATTGGAATCCAATCGTCAAGAATTGGAACGTTCAAAGGAAGAATGGTTACATCGTTTAGAGGAGGAAAAAAGGGAAGGGATCAAATCTTGGGCCAATTTATATGAAACTGGCGAAAAAAAAGATATGGTATCTCCCAATATTACTTCGTGGACACCTAACAAAGAGATAGAAGGGATCAATCGAACCAAACTTGCCGAATACCAGACATTGGCTTCATCAAACGAAGTTACATCTGGGGTTCAGGTGGGTGGGGTAGGTTTATTGGAAGAATTTCAAAGAACCATTCTTGGTGTGGATCAATATGCTTCCGTGATTCAGATGAATTCTGAATTAGAGGCATTCCAACGTTCCGAACAACAAAAACTAATCAATCAATTGATTTATGGAATCAATGCGGATACGATTCGAGAAAGAAAACTAACTAAAGAAGAAAACATTCTAATTGGAAATTATGATGTGTCTTTACTTTCCAAAGAAGAATTAAGTCGATTTGGATCTTGTTATGAAAATCCCGATACTGCAAATTGTAAGTCACTATTAAAAAAAGAATTTGAGGCAAGTATCAATTCTGATACCGGTATCTTAACGTTAAAAAGAGAAATCCATAGCGGATTACTCGGAAATAAAGATAGGGAAGGTGAATATACTGCAGCGAAAACCGAAGAAGTAAGACATATCAAACTCAGTTCTATTACGAAGGTACATAGTCCAGATCAAAAAGGATTTTTTACTGTTTGGTCTGAAGAAGATTGGGATTCTCTTTACCAATCAAAATCAAAAATTGCTGAAAACTTTCGAACAAACTCTTTACAAAAAGATAAAAATGCGATTGGTTCCAATATTAAATCGATCATCGAAACGGACAATCGGAATCAGGAATTGTTTGTAGTTCGAAAAGTTGAAAAAGAGAAAACAGATTCCCTCATTCAAGAATTGGCCTTAGCTTATTTCACTGGTGGAGCCGCAGGTGTAAGAGCTTCTTTAAAAGGGAAAGTAGAAGATCACATCAACACCGAACTTGCTAAGGCTTGGATCACTGCCACTGGAGGAAGCCAACAAGACTTACAAAGGGTCAGTATGATTATGGACTTTATGAGAGGTAAAGTTGAGACAAAAAAAATTGAGTCTCGCAGTAACTTTGTCTCCCTCAGTAATCCCTTTCAAGGCATCGAAAACATCGTTAGAAACTCAGTCGGTGGATATGTGGATTTCTTTAATAACGCAACAGGAGGTCTTTCCGGTGCATTGCTAACAAATGCAATGTTACCAGTTGTTGCACTTGGGAACGCAGTTATAGGTTCGGATCAAATGGACGTTTTATTGGAACGCAAAAATGCCCAATCAAATCGTATCAAGGAAATCAAAGCCAACGAAGTCTCTTTAGCCAAGTCTGCTGCTTCCCTCGCGATTGCGGGTGCTACGGGATTACCAATTGAAATTGTAAGTGCAGGGGTCAGTGATTTTGCAAGTGCCCGTGATGCTAAAAATGCAAGAAGAGCTATTACTAAAAATCCAATCATCGATGGAACGAGTCAAGTTTTCGGAGTGGCTGGGGGGATTGTTAAAACAGCAGTGATTGCCACTGGAGTTACCCAAGGAGAATTCCAAAAGTCTGTTTCCCAAGCCAATCAATTAGCGAGTGGTGGTTCCCTTAGGCAATCAAGTGCTGCACTCGCTAGTTTGGGTTTATCAGAGCAAATGTATGGGATGAAGGCTACTGGAACCAGCTTTACTAGCGAACTCCTCAATATCAAAGATAAAGAAAGAGTCATTGAAGAACTTGGGAAAAGGGCTCTTGCCAATCAGATGGCTGCCAATCTTGGAATTGATCCAAAGATTGCCTTAGGTTTTATTAACAAAGGTTATGGTGATTACAAAACAAGAGAAAGTGACAAAAAAGCACAAGCAAACGCGATTGAACAAGTCGCTGTGATGATTGCGACAACTGCCATCACGATGGGTACCGGGGTTGCTTTAAACGCAATGGTTGCATCCGCGAATTCGACAATTTCTGCCATAGGATCAGCAATTGCTAATTTTGGAAACACGGTTGGGAATGCAGTGGGATCCATTTTAGGATCTACAGCACAGGCTATCACGACAATGGTAACAAATGTAACTACAGGTGCTTTGGAGGTTAGTAAAACTGCAATTAACGCAATCTCGGCTATGGCGAATGCTACTGTCCAGGGAGTCGTTGGTTCAAAGAACGGTATCGAAGGAGCTCTTGCTGGAATTGCCAACGGACTCTTGGGTGGCGTCACCCAAGCAATGGGTCCTATACAATCAGGTATACTTAAAGGCATCACCCCGGGCATTGGTGTAACCTATCACCCGAAAAATGGATGGGGCGGATCCATTGGTATTGGTAATACAACTTCTAATGCTAGTATCTCTTTCTCTCAAAGAGGAGATACAACCATCCAAGGATCTTATTCTCTCGGAAAAAGTGGGATCCAACTTGCGGGAGATGCCACAACAAATGGTGCAGCCAATCTCGGATTCAATTACAATCCTACCGGGAACGGACCAAGAAAGGATTGGAATTTCTCTCTAATGTATGACTTCGCTGGAACTGGCCTCTCTGGAAGTGTCGGTTACACCGATCCACGTTCGACGTTAGGTGTTACATCAACTTTCAATAGAGATGGGATGTCTACTTCCGCAGAATTTACTGGTGTTAGCATTGCAACGAACGGGCCCAACGGATTCCAAATGGATGAAATGAATTTCGCCGAGCTTAACATCAATGCAGCACAGGATAAAACTAGCAATGATCAAAATCCAAACCAACTATCCGACAATGCCGGTCCAGAGGATGATGCTGATTTGAATCGCGGTTTAGCGGATGCGGGCAAGGCACTTTCTGGTTTATTTTTCGGAGGGATGGCGATCGTACGTGGATTGTATGGTGGGGGGCAGGCAAGTGCAGCGGATGGATCGACAACGCCAACAGCAAATGCGGGTGAGACCGCGATCCTCGAGAGAAATCGTAGGAGAGAAGAAGAGGGCAGTGATGTTGCAGATAGTCAGGATTTGGATAGAACCAATGACAACCTAGATTCAGGCTTGGCTAATTCCCAGGATACGCTAACATTTGCAAAGTTAATTGATCCGATGAATCCAAACTCTACTGATCCAGTAGAAATTGGTGGAGTTGATATACCAGCTCGTGAGTTTACAATTGAGGGAAACTACAATCTTTCTCAACCAGTCAAGGATGGTATTCTAAATATACTAGATGGATTCATTCCTAATCTTTCTCTTCCAAACCTAGGGATTCCTGACAATATCATATCTGATATTGCTTCATTACTTTCTTGCGAAGGTCTAAGCACTCCGATGGCAGGACCAAAAGATATACCTGGTTGGTTAAGAGCTTTTGGGCCTATTATAGGTTTTCCATTCTCTTTTGCGGACAATGGAAATGGGAATAGTGTGAAAGAAACAAATAGAACAGATTCTGAAACGTCGAATGAGTATCATCATCGTGAAAAAATTGATAGTGTTGAAATGCAAAACTCTCCCAAAATGGAAGATTTATTAAAACTATATAATGAGAATCCAAAAACGTTGGCAGAAAAAACTCAAAATATTTTAGCTATAAGTTCAATACGTAATTATTTGAGTTTTGAAGATGATACGTCTTTAGATCCGGACTTAACAAGACTAAATAAATTAAAAGTTGAATTAATGGAAAACTATTTCAACGGAAAAATTCCATCTAAGTTGCTTTTTGCTAGCCTTAAGCCTAACTTAGACCCAAATACGGCCATGGATCTTCAAAAATTCGTTGATAGTTTATATAAAACTAAATCAGGAAGTGAATTTCAAGCACTAAGAAATTCATGGAACAAAGATAGAACTTATCCTCTGGGTACAAAACTAGCTTATCATGGCAGTGATATCCTTACTGGATCAGCGGAAGGCACAATTGACAAATCGGGAATTGTTGAAATAGTTAATCATAAACTGATCGAAAATTCCTGGCTGAATATGAATAAATTAAATGGCCCGCATAATAGAGATGTTAAGAGAGAATTACTTGGTATAACAATCATTGAAAAAGTAGACCAACCTTATCGGGCTGACATACCTATCAAAGGTGATTGGACTGGCCCTAATGAGCCTTTTAAAGTCATTCGAGCTGGAATCGAGCGTAGATACGGTGGCGCTGTAACTATTGAATTTAAAGATGGGAGGAGAATACTATTTGGTCATTTTGATCAACTGAGCAGCGAAGTTATGAATGCATATCGCACTGGAGAAGAGTTACCTGCAGGAACTTATTTAGGTCGAATAGAATCTCAAATAGGGAATTCTAGTGGCGCCCATTTACATATAGAAGATCCTCACCAAAAGGCAGATAGGGAAACGTTATTGAAATGGTTAAAAGGAGACAAAAATTGA
- a CDS encoding efflux RND transporter permease subunit: MNHSWIQRFRHRILALVFFFVFLSILSWKGISFAETVVTENRESIQITTRFPNKTALQIEESVTKPWEQILKSISGYKQIESISEEGTSFIHLTIEPGVGTGETIQNIRNEYLLQRQRFPQDSLSPRIQSGKSEEEYIIILQRIKEKPNSTRKELEQKIRNITGVLSFLHHSDKEQEIVLEIKPERIQRSGLPSLSIIFSALRNHRFGFSSDLRNGFWFQKDQPLEPKDWSEVSIPSRLGEGLRVSAISSVSFGENELRHGTRINGQSSETIIIKAKNNTALYHIINELKSILGEHKDWVLLYSSHEDFINDLVRSFFLFFIMDFFLVVFCRFFGKSKIELLIHLFIYYISLILFLGICIWLAYPIGRVFLFSFIFWKYFLFVHPIRRFGVWIRRVFYSFLIFSLLIILNWIPKSFFIFSLCHIYFIFFHFFLTILFKPIKTDSNFKINFEFLKWFSFLKRREVEGSKTIGKTNKLIFLGLFWVGVFSSLVSSFHFYSLNPSLGKIQIAKLEFPTSIPEEESIRITKQVEDSILKQNLTDLLVLKQNPSSSDFYFRLNDLGKNQTFQDLPTESGYFHILGGNNTNVSRKLRFSNANTESLEKTILGLIPWLQNKPGVEEVVLCFQPQAEGIELHSENRYGNLLDLERVDLFRERSLSLQSAIVGKMIWKNKLTDVRFLVKQDKEKERYLEKPIQTNSGTSVHSQSFTKSEKIKVPGRIYRKNGETSLEILVKGKEVEWKDLESKIHKVLENELVRLSEMTEEKGSEKKYQPFFLFLIIFIFLYRKKEKFRSMIPVLCFILLWRINLSALSDDYLLFGSIATLLLFLILCFPAKSLRVDKQIPLALLLFVFYFFPGDGGKFFLEGLVLVFSFFLLNSKLQDRWNFFRTKHSF, from the coding sequence ATGAACCACTCTTGGATTCAGAGATTTCGCCATCGTATTTTGGCTTTGGTATTCTTTTTTGTTTTTCTATCGATCCTTTCTTGGAAGGGGATCTCTTTTGCAGAAACAGTGGTCACTGAGAATAGGGAATCGATCCAGATCACAACACGATTTCCTAATAAAACAGCACTACAAATTGAAGAATCCGTTACGAAACCTTGGGAACAAATTTTAAAATCCATTTCTGGTTATAAACAAATTGAATCTATCTCGGAAGAAGGAACTTCTTTCATCCATCTCACAATTGAACCAGGTGTTGGTACTGGCGAAACGATCCAAAACATTCGCAACGAATACTTACTCCAAAGACAAAGATTTCCTCAAGATTCTCTTTCACCAAGAATCCAATCTGGTAAATCAGAAGAAGAATACATAATAATTTTGCAAAGAATTAAGGAAAAACCAAATTCCACAAGAAAGGAATTAGAGCAAAAAATTAGAAACATAACGGGTGTTTTGTCCTTTTTACATCATTCTGATAAAGAACAGGAAATTGTTTTAGAAATTAAACCGGAAAGAATCCAGAGATCGGGACTTCCTTCTTTATCGATCATATTTTCTGCCTTAAGGAATCATCGTTTTGGATTTAGTTCAGACTTAAGGAACGGTTTTTGGTTTCAAAAAGACCAACCACTGGAACCAAAGGATTGGTCTGAGGTATCCATCCCTTCTCGTTTAGGAGAGGGTTTGAGGGTTTCTGCCATTTCATCGGTTTCTTTTGGAGAAAATGAACTTCGGCATGGAACAAGGATTAATGGGCAAAGTTCGGAAACAATCATCATCAAAGCGAAAAATAATACAGCCTTATATCATATCATAAATGAACTGAAATCGATTTTAGGCGAACATAAAGACTGGGTTCTGTTATATAGCAGTCATGAGGATTTTATCAATGATTTGGTTCGTTCTTTTTTTTTGTTTTTTATTATGGATTTTTTTTTAGTTGTTTTTTGTCGATTTTTTGGAAAATCAAAAATAGAATTACTGATTCATCTTTTCATTTATTATATTTCGCTCATTCTATTTTTAGGAATTTGTATTTGGTTGGCTTATCCTATCGGTCGAGTTTTTCTTTTTAGTTTTATTTTTTGGAAGTATTTTTTATTCGTACATCCGATACGAAGGTTTGGAGTTTGGATACGCCGAGTTTTCTATTCGTTTTTGATTTTTTCTTTATTGATCATTCTGAATTGGATCCCAAAATCATTTTTTATCTTCTCACTTTGTCATATCTATTTTATATTTTTTCATTTCTTTCTTACGATCCTTTTTAAACCGATAAAAACGGATTCGAATTTCAAAATCAATTTCGAATTTCTTAAATGGTTTTCTTTCTTAAAGAGAAGAGAAGTAGAAGGATCGAAAACTATAGGGAAAACGAACAAACTTATCTTTTTGGGTTTATTTTGGGTGGGTGTTTTTTCTTCCTTGGTTTCTAGTTTTCATTTTTATTCCCTAAATCCATCTCTTGGAAAAATTCAAATTGCGAAGTTGGAATTTCCGACCTCGATTCCTGAAGAAGAATCGATTCGAATCACCAAACAAGTTGAAGATTCTATTTTGAAACAAAATTTAACAGACTTACTTGTTTTAAAACAAAATCCATCAAGTTCGGATTTCTATTTTCGGTTGAATGATTTAGGTAAAAATCAGACATTCCAGGATTTACCAACGGAATCGGGATACTTTCATATCTTAGGCGGCAACAATACAAATGTAAGTCGTAAACTTCGTTTTTCAAATGCTAACACTGAATCTTTGGAAAAAACCATTCTTGGCCTAATCCCTTGGTTACAAAATAAACCGGGGGTGGAAGAGGTTGTACTTTGTTTCCAACCACAGGCCGAGGGAATCGAGTTACATTCAGAGAATCGGTATGGAAATTTATTGGATTTGGAAAGAGTGGACTTGTTTCGAGAAAGGTCTCTCTCATTGCAGTCGGCAATAGTCGGAAAGATGATTTGGAAAAACAAACTAACCGATGTGCGATTTTTAGTAAAACAAGATAAAGAAAAAGAAAGATATTTGGAAAAACCAATTCAAACGAATTCGGGAACTTCTGTTCATAGTCAGTCCTTTACAAAGTCGGAAAAAATCAAAGTCCCTGGTAGGATCTATCGTAAAAATGGTGAAACCAGTTTGGAAATTTTAGTGAAAGGAAAGGAAGTTGAATGGAAGGATTTAGAATCAAAAATACACAAAGTTTTAGAAAATGAATTGGTTCGTCTTTCTGAAATGACTGAGGAGAAAGGTTCGGAAAAAAAATACCAACCATTCTTTTTATTTCTGATCATTTTTATTTTTCTTTATAGAAAAAAAGAAAAATTCAGAAGTATGATTCCTGTTTTGTGTTTTATCCTCCTTTGGCGGATCAATCTTTCTGCTCTGAGCGATGATTATTTGTTATTTGGTTCTATCGCCACATTATTACTTTTTTTGATTCTATGTTTTCCCGCAAAATCACTCCGAGTCGACAAGCAGATTCCATTGGCTCTTTTATTGTTCGTATTTTATTTTTTTCCTGGTGATGGAGGTAAATTTTTTTTAGAAGGATTGGTTTTGGTTTTTAGTTTTTTTCTCCTTAATTCCAAGTTACAGGACCGATGGAATTTTTTTAGAACCAAACATTCTTTTTAA